A DNA window from Massilia putida contains the following coding sequences:
- a CDS encoding chemotaxis protein CheW, translating to MKAMVFHIGGERYALPLAAVLRVLPVARLKALPGAPHFVPGLLDLHGEALPVIDLSRLAGTPPDAVRYDTRILLVEVWAGGRRRRLGLKAERVLGVASIAGPLVDAGVASAPWLGQVAPGADGMLQLLDPDRLLAPDVESLLFGTGDPT from the coding sequence ATGAAAGCGATGGTGTTCCACATCGGCGGCGAACGCTACGCACTGCCCCTTGCGGCCGTGCTGCGCGTGCTGCCCGTGGCGCGCCTGAAGGCGCTGCCGGGCGCGCCGCATTTCGTGCCCGGCCTGCTCGACCTGCACGGCGAAGCGCTGCCCGTGATCGACCTGTCGCGCCTGGCCGGCACGCCGCCCGACGCCGTGCGCTACGACACCCGCATCCTGCTCGTCGAGGTGTGGGCGGGCGGCCGTCGGCGCCGCCTGGGCCTCAAGGCCGAGCGCGTGCTCGGCGTGGCATCCATCGCCGGGCCGCTGGTCGACGCGGGCGTGGCAAGCGCGCCCTGGCTCGGCCAGGTCGCGCCCGGCGCGGACGGCATGCTGCAGCTGCTGGACCCCGACCGCCTGCTGGCGCCCGACGTCGAATCCCTGCTGTTCGGTACGGGGGACCCAACATGA
- a CDS encoding methyl-accepting chemotaxis protein encodes MFHNLTIRNKLIAGFGAIVAIILLLLILAYNNFARLSEANQWNRHTLEVLLEVDHISTSVLQVQSSTRGYLLTGNETLVAPIRNEYATARSHLKRAQALTVDNGQQQERLRRLDTLLSTWMDQAIMPQVEQRRGAAPAGTMTMSPKIEAVVLAGTSSVATMRDLLDDIEAEENRLLVQRQKDTDTLRQMMNSLLTAGGVVCVLLAALIATLLVRAISRPLDSLMRAAGELAGGAHGARAEVLSRDELGQVALEFNRMAQSIEDSQAKEMAATNTLRAKVDALLEVVSKAARGDLTGTIGIAGSDAIGRLGEGLSTMFDNLRSLLNNVQRAGIQVTTSATQIAASARQQEATGIEQAQTSVEVLSTTREISANTSQLLRTIEEAGEVADYTTAATAEAQNNLRRMDQSMQQMVAATDAISAKLATLSEKASNINGVLTTITKVADQTNILSLNAAIEAEKAGEAGRGFAVVASEIRRLADQTSVSTWDIEQMLKEMQSAVSASVMGMDKFTEDIRRSVDEARHVAEQLSSMTDQVAKLAPRFDLVLQGMQSQAVGASQITETMTQLSDASQQTVDSLKATSEAVYQLQYAATDLQQSVANFSVSQ; translated from the coding sequence ATGTTTCACAATCTGACCATCAGGAACAAACTGATCGCGGGCTTCGGCGCCATCGTCGCGATCATCCTGCTCCTCTTGATCCTCGCGTATAACAATTTCGCCCGCCTGTCCGAGGCCAACCAGTGGAACCGCCATACGCTGGAGGTGCTGCTGGAGGTCGACCACATCTCCACGTCGGTGCTGCAGGTCCAGTCCTCCACGCGCGGCTACCTACTGACGGGCAACGAGACCCTCGTCGCGCCGATCCGCAACGAATACGCGACGGCACGCTCCCACCTGAAGCGCGCCCAGGCGCTTACCGTCGACAACGGCCAGCAGCAAGAGCGCCTGCGCCGGCTCGACACATTGCTCTCCACGTGGATGGACCAGGCGATCATGCCGCAGGTCGAACAGCGCCGCGGCGCGGCCCCGGCGGGCACGATGACGATGTCACCAAAAATCGAGGCCGTGGTATTGGCCGGCACGAGTTCCGTGGCCACCATGCGCGACCTGCTGGACGACATCGAAGCCGAGGAAAACCGCCTGCTGGTCCAGCGCCAGAAAGACACCGACACCCTGCGCCAGATGATGAATTCGCTGCTGACCGCGGGCGGCGTCGTGTGCGTACTGCTGGCGGCGCTCATCGCCACGCTGCTCGTGCGCGCCATCTCGCGCCCGCTGGACAGTCTGATGCGGGCGGCCGGCGAGCTTGCCGGCGGCGCGCACGGCGCCCGCGCCGAGGTCCTGTCGCGCGACGAGCTGGGCCAGGTGGCGCTGGAATTCAACCGCATGGCCCAGTCCATCGAGGACAGCCAGGCCAAGGAAATGGCGGCGACGAACACGCTGCGCGCCAAGGTCGATGCGCTGCTGGAAGTCGTCTCGAAGGCCGCGCGCGGCGACCTGACGGGCACGATCGGCATCGCGGGCAGCGATGCCATCGGCCGCCTGGGCGAAGGCCTGTCCACCATGTTCGACAACCTGCGCAGCCTCCTGAACAACGTGCAGCGGGCCGGCATCCAGGTCACCACGTCGGCCACCCAGATCGCCGCCTCCGCCCGCCAGCAGGAGGCGACGGGCATCGAACAGGCGCAGACGAGCGTCGAGGTGCTGTCGACGACGCGGGAAATCTCGGCAAACACGTCGCAGCTGCTGCGCACGATCGAGGAAGCGGGCGAGGTCGCCGACTACACGACGGCCGCCACGGCCGAGGCGCAGAACAACCTCCGGCGCATGGACCAGTCGATGCAGCAGATGGTCGCGGCCACCGATGCGATCAGCGCCAAGCTCGCGACGCTGTCGGAAAAGGCCAGCAACATCAACGGCGTGCTCACGACCATCACCAAGGTGGCGGACCAGACCAACATCTTGTCGCTGAACGCTGCGATCGAGGCCGAGAAGGCCGGCGAGGCGGGACGCGGTTTTGCCGTCGTCGCCAGCGAGATCCGGCGCCTGGCCGACCAGACGTCCGTGTCGACCTGGGACATCGAACAGATGCTGAAGGAGATGCAGTCCGCCGTGTCGGCCAGCGTCATGGGCATGGACAAATTTACCGAGGATATACGCCGCAGCGTGGACGAGGCGCGCCACGTGGCCGAACAGCTCTCCAGCATGACGGATCAGGTGGCCAAGCTGGCGCCCCGCTTCGACCTGGTGCTGCAGGGGATGCAGTCGCAGGCCGTGGGCGCCTCGCAGATCACAGAGACGATGACGCAGCTGTCCGACGCCAGCCAGCAGACCGTGGATTCGCTCAAGGCCACGAGCGAGGCCGTGTACCAGTTGCAGTACGCGGCCACGGACCTGCAGCAGTCGGTCGCCAACTTCTCCGTCAGCCAGTAA
- a CDS encoding YkgJ family cysteine cluster protein, protein MSDYSENPCLSCGACCMTYRVSFYWADGDARGLPPALTERVNAHLACMAGTNANMPRCAALQGEPGGRYACRVYEQRPEPCREVQIGDDKCRHARARHGLAALS, encoded by the coding sequence ATGAGCGACTACAGCGAGAATCCCTGCCTGTCGTGCGGCGCCTGCTGCATGACTTACCGCGTCTCCTTCTACTGGGCCGACGGCGATGCGCGCGGCCTGCCGCCTGCCCTCACGGAGCGGGTGAACGCGCACCTGGCTTGCATGGCGGGCACGAATGCGAATATGCCCCGCTGCGCCGCCCTGCAAGGCGAGCCCGGCGGCCGATATGCGTGCCGCGTCTACGAACAGCGGCCCGAACCTTGCCGCGAAGTGCAGATCGGCGACGACAAGTGCCGGCATGCGCGCGCACGCCACGGCTTGGCCGCGTTATCCTGA
- a CDS encoding argininosuccinate synthase, whose amino-acid sequence MSDIKKVVLAYSGGLDTSVILKWLQDNYKCEIVTFTADLGQGEELEPARAKALKFGIKPDNIYIDDVREEFVRDFVFPMFRANTVYEGEYLLGTSIARPLIAKRLIEIANETGADAVSHGATGKGNDQVRFELGAYALKPDVKIIAPWREWDLLSREKLLKYAEDAGIEIDMKHKNGGAPYSMDANLLHISFEGRHLENPSAEAEESMWRWTVSPEAAPDQPEYLDIEFQHGDIVGLNGKQLTPAAVLTELNRLGGKHGIGRLDLVENRYVGMKSRGCYETPGGTIMLKAHRAIESITLDREVAHLKDDLMPRYASLIYNGYWWAPERVALQTLIDHTQKSVNGWVRVKLYKGNVIVVARDSKTDSLFDQTIATFDEDGGAYNQADAGGFIKLNALRMRIAANARKKRGQ is encoded by the coding sequence ATGAGCGACATTAAAAAAGTAGTCCTCGCCTACTCGGGCGGCCTCGATACCTCCGTCATCCTGAAATGGCTGCAGGATAACTACAAGTGCGAAATCGTCACCTTCACCGCCGACCTGGGCCAGGGTGAAGAGCTGGAGCCGGCACGCGCCAAGGCGCTGAAGTTCGGCATCAAGCCGGACAACATCTACATCGACGACGTGCGCGAAGAATTCGTGCGCGACTTCGTGTTCCCGATGTTCCGCGCCAACACCGTCTACGAAGGCGAATACCTGCTGGGCACGTCGATCGCGCGTCCGCTGATCGCCAAGCGCCTCATCGAGATCGCGAACGAAACCGGCGCCGACGCCGTGTCGCACGGCGCGACCGGCAAGGGCAACGACCAGGTCCGCTTCGAGCTGGGCGCCTACGCGCTGAAGCCGGACGTCAAGATCATCGCCCCGTGGCGCGAGTGGGACCTGCTGTCGCGTGAAAAGCTGCTGAAGTACGCGGAAGACGCCGGCATCGAGATCGACATGAAGCACAAGAACGGCGGCGCGCCGTACTCGATGGACGCGAACCTGCTGCACATCTCGTTCGAAGGCCGCCACCTGGAAAACCCGAGCGCGGAAGCCGAGGAATCGATGTGGCGCTGGACCGTGTCGCCGGAAGCGGCACCTGACCAGCCGGAATACCTGGACATCGAGTTCCAGCACGGCGACATCGTCGGCCTCAACGGCAAGCAGCTGACCCCGGCCGCGGTGCTGACCGAGCTGAACCGCCTGGGCGGCAAGCACGGCATCGGCCGCCTGGACCTGGTGGAAAACCGCTACGTCGGCATGAAGTCGCGCGGCTGCTATGAAACGCCGGGCGGCACAATCATGCTGAAGGCGCACCGCGCCATCGAATCGATCACCCTGGACCGCGAAGTGGCGCACCTGAAGGACGACCTGATGCCGCGCTACGCGTCGCTGATCTATAACGGCTACTGGTGGGCGCCGGAACGCGTCGCGCTGCAGACGCTGATCGACCACACGCAGAAGAGCGTCAACGGCTGGGTGCGCGTCAAGTTGTACAAGGGCAACGTCATCGTCGTCGCGCGCGATTCGAAGACGGATTCGCTGTTCGACCAGACCATTGCCACGTTCGACGAAGACGGCGGCGCGTACAACCAGGCGGATGCGGGCGGCTTCATCAAGCTGAACGCGCTGCGCATGCGTATCGCGGCGAACGCGCGCAAGAAGCGCGGGCAGTAA
- the argF gene encoding ornithine carbamoyltransferase: MAGTTPTNIKHFLQFSDFTRDEFEYLIERATVIKRKFKNYEIYHPLVDRTLVMVFEKNSTRTRLSFEAGMHQLGGAAIYLNTRDSQLGRGEPVEDAGQVMSRMCDIIMVRTFGQDIIERFAAHSRVPVINGLTNEHHPCQVLADIFTYYEHRGSIVGKTVAWIGDANNMLYSWLQAAEVFGFHLNVSTPKGYDIDPALVTTKNYTFFENPSDACAGAHLVNTDVWTSMGYEKENAERLKAFDGFIVDEAKMARASGDALFMHCLPAHRGEEVSAGVIDGPQSVVWDEAENRLHVQKALIEYLLLGRIEGK; the protein is encoded by the coding sequence ATGGCTGGCACGACTCCCACCAACATCAAGCACTTCCTGCAGTTCTCCGACTTCACCCGCGACGAGTTCGAGTACCTGATCGAGCGCGCGACCGTCATCAAGCGCAAGTTCAAGAACTACGAGATCTACCATCCGCTCGTCGACCGCACGCTCGTCATGGTGTTCGAAAAGAATTCCACGCGCACGCGCCTGTCGTTCGAGGCGGGCATGCACCAGCTGGGCGGCGCCGCGATCTACCTGAACACGCGCGACAGCCAGCTGGGCCGCGGCGAGCCCGTCGAGGACGCCGGCCAGGTCATGTCGCGCATGTGCGACATCATCATGGTGCGCACGTTCGGCCAGGACATCATCGAGCGCTTCGCCGCGCACTCGCGCGTGCCGGTGATCAACGGCCTGACCAATGAACACCACCCGTGCCAGGTGCTGGCCGACATCTTCACGTACTACGAGCACCGCGGCTCCATCGTCGGCAAGACGGTGGCCTGGATCGGCGACGCCAACAACATGCTGTATTCCTGGCTGCAGGCGGCGGAAGTGTTCGGCTTCCACCTGAACGTGTCGACACCGAAGGGCTACGACATCGACCCGGCCCTGGTCACGACGAAGAACTACACCTTCTTCGAGAACCCGTCGGACGCGTGCGCCGGCGCGCATCTCGTGAACACGGACGTGTGGACGAGCATGGGCTACGAAAAGGAAAACGCCGAGCGCCTGAAAGCGTTCGACGGCTTCATCGTCGACGAGGCGAAGATGGCGCGCGCCAGCGGCGACGCCCTGTTCATGCACTGCCTGCCCGCGCACCGCGGCGAGGAAGTGTCGGCGGGCGTCATCGACGGTCCGCAATCCGTCGTCTGGGATGAGGCCGAGAACCGCCTGCACGTGCAAAAGGCGCTGATCGAATACCTGCTGCTCGGACGCATCGAAGGCAAATAA
- the rsgA gene encoding ribosome small subunit-dependent GTPase A translates to MSKQNKNNELTGTIVAAHGRHYLADVDGEFLQCVTRGKKTNVAVGDIVHLKRTSNDQAVIEKIAERTTLLYRSDQYKSKLLASNITRLFIVIATEPSFADDLVSRALVACEAAGVDAHLILNKVDLEPNLTRARERASLYTNLGYPLHEVSAKTHPEETVATLTPLLRDQSSILIGQSGMGKSSLVNLLVPDADIAVREISEALDTGKHTTTFTRLYKLPGGGTLIDSPGFQEFGLYHLTEGMLERAFVEFKPYLGGCKYYNCRHLAEPQCAVLQAVADGKIAKLRHELYAQLLHESAQTLY, encoded by the coding sequence ATGAGCAAACAAAATAAGAACAATGAGTTGACGGGCACCATCGTGGCCGCCCACGGCCGTCATTACCTGGCCGACGTCGACGGCGAATTCCTCCAGTGCGTCACGCGCGGCAAGAAGACCAACGTCGCGGTGGGCGACATCGTCCACCTGAAGCGCACGTCGAACGACCAGGCCGTGATCGAAAAGATCGCCGAGCGCACGACCCTGCTGTACCGCTCCGACCAGTACAAGAGCAAGCTCCTGGCCTCGAACATCACGCGGCTGTTCATCGTCATCGCGACGGAGCCCAGCTTCGCCGACGACCTCGTGTCGCGCGCCCTCGTCGCCTGCGAGGCGGCGGGCGTGGACGCCCACCTCATCCTGAACAAGGTCGACCTCGAGCCCAACCTCACCCGTGCGCGCGAACGCGCGAGCCTGTACACGAACCTGGGGTATCCGCTGCACGAGGTGTCGGCGAAGACGCATCCCGAGGAAACCGTCGCGACCTTGACGCCGCTGCTGCGCGACCAATCGTCGATCCTGATCGGCCAGTCGGGCATGGGCAAATCGTCGCTCGTGAACCTGCTGGTGCCGGACGCCGACATCGCCGTGCGCGAAATCTCGGAAGCGCTGGATACGGGCAAGCACACGACGACTTTTACGCGCCTGTACAAGCTGCCGGGCGGCGGAACGCTGATCGACTCGCCGGGCTTCCAGGAATTCGGGCTGTACCACCTGACCGAAGGCATGCTGGAACGCGCCTTCGTCGAGTTCAAGCCCTACCTCGGCGGTTGCAAATACTACAACTGCCGCCACCTGGCCGAACCGCAGTGCGCCGTGCTGCAAGCCGTCGCGGACGGCAAGATCGCGAAGCTGCGCCACGAGCTGTACGCCCAGCTGCTGCACGAGTCGGCGCAGACGTTGTACTGA
- a CDS encoding 4a-hydroxytetrahydrobiopterin dehydratase, translating to MSLIDRHCVHDAPALDDAAIQSLLTEVPDWRVNGTRIERAFVFRDFHETMEFVNALAFMIHREDHHPDLAVGYRRCTASWTTHSAGNRLSANDFICAAKADALYAGRAGA from the coding sequence ATGAGCCTGATCGACCGCCACTGCGTGCACGACGCGCCCGCGCTGGACGATGCCGCGATCCAGTCGCTGCTGACCGAGGTGCCGGACTGGCGCGTGAACGGCACGCGCATCGAACGCGCATTCGTGTTCCGCGATTTTCACGAGACGATGGAATTCGTGAACGCCCTCGCCTTCATGATCCACCGCGAAGACCACCACCCTGACCTCGCCGTCGGCTACCGGCGCTGCACCGCGTCGTGGACGACCCACTCGGCCGGCAACCGCCTGTCCGCCAACGATTTCATTTGCGCAGCCAAGGCGGACGCGCTGTACGCGGGACGGGCCGGCGCATGA
- a CDS encoding M48 family metallopeptidase — protein MLSSAFSVLFVVFLLLTLGLRYWLASRHIRHVQRHRAQVPAEFAEKIPLSAHQKAADYTVAKTRFGLWAALWNTLVLTGFTLLGGLQALSTALLHVTGPGMVHQILLIVAFAVVSGALDLPFSYYRQFVLEERFGFNKMTLKLWIADAVKGALVGAVIGLPLLWVVLTLMDKTGALWWLYAWLVWSGFQLLMMVLYPTVIAPLFNKFTPLTDEKLKDRIEGLMTRVGFAAKGLFVMDGSKRSAHGNAYFSGFGANKRIVFFDTLLSRLAPAEIEAVLAHELGHFKLKHIIKRIAVLFALSLAFLALLGWLKTQVWFYTGLGVLPLLGQSNDAMALLLFSLVLPVFTFPFSPLTSITSRKHEFEADAFAASHSDARDLVSALVKMYEDNASTLTPDPIHSAFYDSHPPASVRIRQLRLAGAA, from the coding sequence ATGCTTTCATCCGCGTTTTCGGTTTTGTTCGTCGTCTTTCTCCTGCTGACCCTCGGCCTGCGTTACTGGCTGGCCAGCCGGCACATCCGCCACGTCCAGCGGCACCGCGCCCAGGTGCCGGCCGAATTCGCCGAAAAGATTCCCCTGTCCGCGCACCAGAAGGCGGCCGACTACACGGTCGCGAAGACCCGTTTCGGCCTGTGGGCCGCGCTGTGGAACACGCTCGTCCTGACCGGCTTCACGCTGCTGGGCGGATTGCAGGCGTTGTCGACGGCACTGCTGCACGTGACCGGCCCCGGTATGGTGCACCAGATCCTGCTGATCGTCGCGTTCGCCGTGGTCTCCGGTGCGCTCGACCTGCCGTTCTCGTACTACCGCCAGTTCGTGCTGGAGGAGCGCTTCGGCTTCAACAAGATGACGCTCAAGCTGTGGATCGCCGACGCCGTCAAGGGCGCTCTCGTGGGCGCCGTCATCGGCCTGCCGCTGCTGTGGGTCGTGCTGACGCTCATGGATAAAACGGGCGCCCTGTGGTGGCTGTATGCCTGGCTCGTGTGGAGCGGATTCCAGCTGTTGATGATGGTGTTGTACCCGACCGTCATCGCCCCGCTGTTCAACAAGTTCACCCCGCTCACGGACGAGAAGCTGAAGGACCGCATCGAAGGCCTGATGACGCGCGTCGGCTTCGCGGCCAAGGGCCTGTTCGTGATGGACGGCAGCAAGCGCTCCGCCCACGGCAACGCGTATTTCTCGGGCTTCGGTGCGAATAAACGCATCGTCTTCTTCGACACCCTGCTGTCGCGCCTGGCCCCGGCCGAGATCGAAGCCGTGCTGGCGCACGAACTGGGCCACTTCAAGCTGAAGCACATCATCAAGCGCATCGCCGTGCTGTTCGCGCTGTCGCTCGCCTTCCTCGCCCTGCTGGGCTGGCTCAAGACGCAGGTGTGGTTCTACACGGGCCTCGGCGTGCTGCCGCTGCTGGGCCAGTCGAACGATGCGATGGCCCTGCTGCTGTTCTCGCTGGTGCTGCCGGTGTTCACGTTCCCGTTCTCGCCGCTCACGTCGATCACGTCGCGCAAGCACGAGTTCGAAGCGGACGCCTTCGCCGCGAGCCACAGCGACGCGCGCGACCTCGTCTCCGCCCTCGTCAAGATGTACGAAGACAATGCGTCGACCCTGACGCCGGACCCGATCCACTCCGCGTTCTACGATTCGCACCCGCCGGCCTCGGTGCGCATCCGCCAACTGCGTCTGGCGGGGGCGGCATGA
- the orn gene encoding oligoribonuclease, producing the protein MSQANPTEASAPRPNEFNLVWIDMEMTGLDPDNDRIIEVAAVVTDANLNVLAEGPVIAVHQSDATLDKMDAWNKGTHGRSGLIDRVKASTIDEAQAEEQLIAFLKQWVPANKSPMCGNSICQDRRFMARGMPKLEAFFHYRNLDVSTLKELCRRWKPELASGFKKAQKHTALADIIESIEELRYYREHFIKL; encoded by the coding sequence ATGTCACAAGCCAACCCCACCGAAGCATCCGCCCCACGCCCGAACGAATTCAACCTGGTCTGGATCGACATGGAAATGACCGGCCTCGATCCGGACAACGACCGCATCATCGAAGTGGCCGCGGTCGTCACGGACGCCAACCTGAACGTGCTGGCCGAAGGTCCCGTGATCGCCGTGCACCAGAGCGACGCGACCTTGGACAAGATGGATGCCTGGAACAAGGGCACGCACGGCCGCTCGGGCCTGATCGACCGCGTCAAGGCGTCGACCATCGACGAAGCCCAGGCCGAGGAGCAACTGATCGCCTTCCTGAAACAGTGGGTGCCGGCCAATAAATCGCCGATGTGCGGCAACTCGATCTGCCAGGACCGCCGCTTCATGGCGCGCGGCATGCCCAAGCTGGAAGCCTTCTTCCACTACCGCAACCTGGACGTGTCGACGCTGAAGGAGCTGTGCCGCCGCTGGAAGCCGGAACTGGCATCCGGCTTCAAGAAGGCGCAGAAGCACACGGCGCTGGCCGACATCATCGAATCCATCGAAGAGCTGCGCTACTACCGCGAGCATTTCATTAAACTGTAA
- a CDS encoding PAS domain-containing protein, with product MADILRTTAGLGGESEVRRLLREHDWTTSPLGPPDGWPPELATAVSMAFSSAFPMFIAWGPDLRFLYNDAYIAILGDKHPAAFGAPFQQVWAEIWPELVPIVDRALSNKSAYFEDLPFTMERRGFREPTWFTFSYSPLHDGHGRVAGVYCTVIETTNRVQAERRAAFELTLADALRPPASGDDAIRKGCTLLGLELGMARVLYGEVDEGLGTLSVARDWSRPGVASVAGHTFSIEAFGPELGRAGRAGAILALADVRADPRSAARQGTYLALGIHACLAVPLRKGGHLHAFLVLGLDRPHPWTGAEEALARGTAERIRAAVDLARVQATLREERDRSRTIIDTIAEGFMLLDRDWTVLQMNPAGQRIAHLDPDDIIGRNHWDIWPEAIDSEAGRMYRRVMRDRVAGTAEYRQRLPDGVEIWCEVRAYPTADGGLVSFFRDITERRAAEDKLRAADRRKDEFLAMLAHELRNPLAPISAAADLLRIGRLDEARVRQSSAIIGRQVRHMTSLVDDLLDVSRVTRGLVKLARAPVAARTIVDEAIEQVRPMFEARRQHLAVHIADPDALVLGDKARLVQVLANLLNNAAKYTPEDRRIDVAATVDAAAVATARGRLHLTVRDEGIGMEPELTGQVFDLFTQAQRSVDRAQGGLGLGLALVKNLVELHGGTVACTSPGLGQGSTFEVALPLMEPAPRQSSSGDYAGTGGVVAGGRRPLRVLVVDDNVDAAATLGMLLEACGYLVDVEHDSHRALERARHQRPDVALLDIGLPDMDGNELARRLRADAQTGAIVLVAVTGYGQEQDRRAAFEAGFDHHLVKPVDMDELAGLLAGIEAQRD from the coding sequence ATGGCTGACATTCTGCGTACCACCGCCGGGCTCGGCGGAGAGAGCGAAGTCCGGCGTCTCTTGCGGGAGCACGACTGGACCACGTCGCCGCTCGGTCCGCCGGACGGCTGGCCGCCCGAACTGGCCACCGCCGTGTCGATGGCCTTCAGTTCCGCGTTCCCGATGTTCATCGCCTGGGGACCGGACCTGCGCTTCCTGTACAACGACGCCTACATCGCCATCCTCGGCGACAAGCATCCGGCCGCGTTCGGCGCGCCGTTCCAGCAAGTGTGGGCCGAGATCTGGCCCGAGCTCGTGCCGATCGTCGACCGCGCGCTGTCGAACAAATCCGCGTATTTCGAAGACCTGCCGTTCACGATGGAGCGCCGCGGTTTTCGCGAGCCCACCTGGTTCACGTTTTCGTATTCCCCGCTGCATGACGGCCACGGCCGCGTCGCCGGCGTGTATTGCACCGTCATCGAAACGACGAACCGCGTGCAGGCCGAGCGCCGCGCCGCGTTCGAACTGACGCTGGCGGACGCGCTGCGCCCGCCCGCCTCCGGCGACGACGCGATCCGCAAGGGCTGCACGTTGCTGGGACTCGAACTCGGCATGGCGCGCGTGCTGTACGGCGAGGTCGACGAGGGCCTGGGCACCTTGTCCGTGGCGCGCGACTGGAGCCGGCCCGGCGTCGCCAGCGTGGCCGGCCACACGTTTTCCATCGAGGCCTTCGGTCCCGAACTGGGGCGCGCGGGCCGCGCCGGCGCGATCCTCGCCTTGGCCGACGTGCGCGCCGACCCGCGCTCGGCCGCCCGCCAGGGCACGTATCTGGCGCTGGGCATCCACGCCTGCCTGGCCGTCCCGCTGCGCAAAGGCGGGCACCTGCACGCCTTCCTCGTGCTGGGCCTCGACCGGCCGCATCCCTGGACCGGGGCGGAAGAAGCGCTGGCGCGCGGCACGGCCGAGCGCATCCGCGCGGCCGTCGACCTGGCGCGCGTGCAGGCGACGCTGCGCGAGGAGCGCGACCGCAGCCGCACGATCATCGACACCATCGCGGAAGGTTTCATGCTGCTCGACCGCGACTGGACCGTGCTGCAGATGAATCCGGCCGGCCAGCGCATCGCGCACCTGGATCCCGACGACATCATCGGGCGCAACCATTGGGACATCTGGCCGGAAGCGATCGACAGCGAGGCCGGGCGCATGTACCGCCGCGTGATGCGCGACCGCGTGGCCGGTACGGCGGAGTACCGCCAGCGGTTGCCGGACGGCGTCGAGATCTGGTGCGAGGTGCGCGCCTATCCCACGGCCGACGGCGGTCTCGTCTCGTTCTTCCGCGACATCACGGAGCGCAGGGCGGCCGAGGACAAGCTGCGCGCGGCCGACCGCCGCAAGGACGAATTCCTCGCGATGCTGGCACACGAATTGCGCAACCCGCTGGCGCCGATCAGCGCCGCCGCCGACCTCCTGCGCATCGGCCGCCTGGACGAGGCGCGGGTGCGCCAGAGCAGCGCCATCATCGGCCGTCAGGTGCGGCACATGACGAGTCTCGTGGACGACCTGCTCGACGTCTCGCGCGTCACGCGCGGGCTGGTGAAGCTCGCGCGCGCGCCCGTGGCGGCGCGCACCATCGTCGACGAGGCGATCGAGCAGGTCCGCCCCATGTTCGAGGCGCGCCGCCAGCACCTCGCCGTCCACATCGCCGATCCGGACGCATTGGTCCTCGGCGACAAGGCGCGCCTCGTGCAGGTGCTCGCGAACCTGCTCAACAACGCGGCCAAGTACACGCCGGAAGACCGCCGCATCGACGTCGCGGCCACGGTCGACGCGGCGGCCGTCGCTACGGCGCGCGGCCGCCTGCATCTGACGGTGCGCGACGAGGGCATCGGCATGGAGCCGGAACTGACGGGCCAGGTGTTCGACCTGTTCACGCAGGCGCAGCGCTCGGTCGACCGCGCGCAGGGTGGCCTGGGGCTCGGGCTCGCGCTCGTCAAGAATCTCGTCGAGCTGCACGGCGGCACGGTCGCGTGCACGAGTCCGGGCCTGGGGCAGGGCAGTACGTTCGAGGTGGCGCTGCCGCTGATGGAACCGGCGCCGCGGCAGTCGTCATCCGGGGACTACGCCGGCACGGGCGGCGTGGTGGCCGGCGGACGGCGTCCGCTGCGCGTGCTCGTGGTGGACGACAACGTCGACGCCGCGGCCACGCTGGGCATGCTGCTGGAAGCGTGCGGCTACCTGGTCGACGTCGAACACGATTCGCACCGGGCGCTCGAGCGCGCGCGCCACCAGCGGCCGGATGTGGCGCTGCTGGACATCGGCCTGCCGGACATGGACGGCAACGAACTCGCGCGCCGTCTGCGCGCGGATGCGCAGACGGGGGCGATCGTGCTGGTGGCCGTCACGGGCTACGGTCAGGAACAGGACCGCCGCGCGGCGTTCGAGGCGGGGTTCGATCACCACCTCGTGAAGCCCGTCGACATGGACGAGCTGGCGGGGTTGCTGGCGGGGATCGAGGCGCAGCGGGACTGA